A genomic region of Rhodococcus sp. B50 contains the following coding sequences:
- a CDS encoding NAD-dependent succinate-semialdehyde dehydrogenase: MIPTHLSDFAKKVLAAAPTGLWINGQSTPAEGDATFDVIDPATEQPLAKVADASVADAHHALDVAVGVADEWAATAPRKRSEILRRAFEIVTNRADEFAMLMTLELGRALPDSVAETRYGAEFLRWFAEEAVRIDGRYTTSPNGSGRILVTHGPIGPSLAITPWNFPLAMGTRKIGPALAAGNVMVVKPAGETPLTMLALAEVFTEAGLPAGVLSVLPTSHSSTVSSALINDDRIRKISFTGSTPIGRILLSQAAERVQRTSMELGGNAPFLVFDDADIDAAVEGAFAAKMRNGGEACTAANRFLVQSTVAEEFTDKLTTKMAAMQLGPGYQDGITLGPLVNASQRDSVAALVDTAVAAGARIRLGGKRPEGAGFYYPATVLDQVDRGSPVLREEIFGPVAMISTFDTEVQAVSAANSTEYGLAAYFYSQGAERCNRIAAALDAGMVGVNRGVISDVAAPFGGVKQSGIGREGGSEGVAEYLATKYIALT; encoded by the coding sequence ATGATTCCTACACACCTATCGGACTTCGCGAAGAAGGTCCTCGCAGCAGCACCCACCGGCCTCTGGATCAATGGCCAGTCGACCCCGGCCGAGGGCGACGCCACCTTCGACGTGATCGACCCCGCCACCGAACAACCGCTGGCGAAGGTTGCCGACGCATCGGTGGCCGATGCCCACCACGCCCTAGACGTCGCGGTCGGCGTCGCCGACGAGTGGGCTGCCACAGCACCACGCAAGCGCAGCGAAATCCTGCGTCGCGCCTTCGAAATCGTGACCAATCGGGCCGACGAGTTCGCCATGCTGATGACCCTGGAACTCGGACGCGCCTTACCCGACAGCGTCGCCGAGACCCGATACGGAGCCGAGTTTCTGCGCTGGTTCGCTGAAGAAGCGGTCCGCATCGACGGGCGCTACACCACCTCACCGAACGGCAGCGGCCGGATCCTGGTCACCCACGGTCCGATCGGGCCTTCGTTGGCGATCACCCCTTGGAACTTCCCCCTGGCCATGGGCACCCGGAAGATCGGCCCTGCCCTGGCCGCTGGCAACGTGATGGTCGTGAAGCCGGCCGGGGAAACACCCCTGACCATGCTTGCTCTCGCCGAGGTCTTCACCGAAGCCGGATTGCCAGCCGGAGTCCTCTCGGTCCTCCCCACCTCACACAGCAGCACCGTGTCCTCCGCACTCATCAACGATGACCGGATCCGCAAGATCAGCTTCACCGGCTCAACTCCGATCGGACGAATCCTGTTGAGCCAGGCCGCGGAAAGGGTTCAACGAACATCAATGGAACTCGGCGGAAACGCACCTTTCCTGGTCTTCGACGACGCCGACATCGATGCGGCTGTCGAGGGTGCATTCGCCGCCAAGATGCGCAACGGCGGCGAGGCCTGTACCGCGGCCAACCGTTTCCTGGTCCAGTCGACGGTCGCTGAGGAGTTTACCGATAAGCTGACCACGAAAATGGCGGCGATGCAGCTCGGTCCCGGATATCAGGACGGCATCACCCTGGGACCGCTGGTCAACGCGTCACAGCGCGACAGCGTCGCAGCCTTGGTCGACACCGCCGTCGCGGCCGGCGCCCGAATCCGTCTCGGCGGCAAACGGCCCGAGGGTGCCGGGTTCTATTACCCCGCGACCGTACTCGATCAGGTTGATCGCGGGTCACCGGTGCTCCGTGAAGAAATCTTCGGACCGGTGGCCATGATCAGTACGTTCGACACCGAAGTCCAGGCGGTCTCCGCGGCCAACAGCACCGAATACGGTCTGGCAGCCTACTTCTACAGCCAAGGCGCCGAACGGTGTAACCGCATTGCCGCAGCCCTCGACGCAGGCATGGTCGGAGTCAACCGGGGAGTGATCTCAGACGTCGCGGCACCTTTCGGCGGCGTCAAGCAATCAGGAATCGGACGTGAGGGCGGAAGCGAAGGTGTCGCCGAATACCTCGCTACGAAGTACATCGCCCTCACCTGA